The genomic region CCTGTTGACGCTGCTCACCCCGGCCGGTGAGCCGCCGGTGAGCGCGCCGATGCCGACGACCGGCGCCCCGGTACGGCTGCCCCGGTCCCGACCGCAACTGCACCTGGATCGGCTCGGTGACCTGCTAACCGATCCGGTCGGCACGCTCCGGGCCGAGTACTTCCCGGACGGGCTGGCCGCCACGGCGGCGGCGGACGCGGCGGCGGCGAAGCTCTTTCCCCGCATCGCCGCCGTACTCAAGGAACTCGGCGTGCCGGCGCTGTACGGCCTGAACCCGGCCGACGGGCCGGACCTGGGTGCCGTCGGCACCGCACTGGCCGCCCGGATGCTCACCGTGGCCGCCCCGGTCCGAATCGGTGACGCCCAGGTCACCGTGGGGGCGAGCGCGGCGCTGTCCGCCACCGACCGGGGCGGGCTCGGCCTGGTCCTGGCGCTGCGGGGCGCCCTGGAACTCGACCGGATCGTCGCCGGCTGGGCGTTGCGGTTGGCGGTCCAGGGCGCCGGTGCCGGATTCGCGATCGGACCGGACGGGCTCACCCTGCCGGCCGGCCTGGATTCAATGGTGCGGATCGCACTCACCGCCGACCGGGTGCCGGACGGGACCGGGATGGCCCTGCGCATCGGCAGCGCCACCGGCACCCGGCTGGAGGTCCAGGGCCTGCGGCTGGCCGCCGGCGCGGCGCTGGGCGGCGGGGTGGACGACATCGAGCTGTCGATCTCGGCGGCCCGCGCGGCGCTTGTCGTCGCGGCCGGCGACGGCGACGGGTTCCTCGCCCAGGTGCTGCCGCCGGAGGGGTTGCGCGCCGAGTTCGACCTCGCGCTGACCTGGTCGTTGCGCAAGGGCCTGACGTTCCGGGGCGCCGCCGGGCTCGACGCGGACCTGCCGCTGCACATCTCGGCCGGCCCCGTCGAGATCTTCGGGCTGCACGCGGCGCTCGGCGTACGCGGGGAAGGGCTCTTCGCCGCGCTGGCCGCCTCGGCGACCCTGCGGTTGGGGCCACTGCGCGCGGTGGCCGAGCGGATCGGTGTCGAGGCGGGCCTGACCTTCCCGCCGGGAGGCGGCAACCTCGGCCCGGCCGAGACGGCGCTGGCGTTCAAACCGCCGTCGGGCATCGGGCTGTCGCTCGCCGCCGGGCCGCTTGTCGGCGGCGGCTACCTCTTCGTGGATGCCGAAGCCGGCCAGTACGCCGGTGCACTGCACCTCCAGTTCGAGTCGATCGCGGTGAGCGCGGTCGGCCTGCTCGCCACGAAGAACCCGGACGGGACGCCGATCCGGATGCCGGACGGCAGCGACGGATTCTCCCTGCTGGTCATCATCGCGGGCGAGTTCACCCCGATCCAGCTCGGCTTCGGCTTCACCCTCAACGGTGTCGGCGGCATGCTCGGCGTGCACCGGACGGTCAACGTCGAGGCGTTGCGGTCCGGGGTGCGCAACGGGTCGCTGAATTCGCTGATGTTCCCCACGGACCCGGTGGGTCGCGCCGCGGAGACGGTGGCGACGGTCGGCACGATCTTCCCGGTGGCCGTCGGCAGGTACGTCTTCGGCCCGATGGCCCGGATCGGCTGGGGCACGCCCACCCTGCTCACCTTCGACCTCGGTCTGGTGCTGGAGTTGCCGGCGCCGCTGCGGCTGGTGGTGCTGGGCCGGCTGCGGATGGCCCTGCCCGACGAGAAGAACCCGATCGTGAAGATCAACATGGACGTCCTGGGCATCGTCGACTTCGGCGCCGAACAGGCCTCCATCGACGCCTCGCTCTACGACTCGCAGATCGCCGGCTTCCCGATCAGCGGGGACATGGCGATGCGGATGTCCTGGGGCGCGAAACCGACGTTCGCGCTCGCGGCCGGCGGGTTCAACCCGCGATTCCAGCCGCCGCCGAACTTCCCGCAACTGCGTCGGCTCGCGATCGCCCTGTCCGAGAAGAACAATCCCCGGTTGCGGCTGGAGTCGTACCTCGCGCTGACCTCGAACACCGTGCAGTTCGGCGCCCGGCTGGAGGTCTACGCCGAGGCGGCCGGCTTCAACGTCTCCGGGATGCTCTCCTTCGACACCCTTGTGCAGTTGGCGCCGTTGAGCTTCGTCGCCGACATCGGGGCGGCGGTGGCGCTGCGCCGGGGCAAGCGGGAGCTGATGGCCGTCGCGCTCAGCGTGACGCTCAGCGGTCCCCGGCCGTGGCGGGCGCGCGGCAAGGCAAAGTTCAAGGTGCTGTTCGTCAGCGCCTCGGTCTCCT from Micromonospora profundi harbors:
- a CDS encoding DUF6603 domain-containing protein; translated protein: MTDDGNFQTQLLGEIEALLSPITMAATSQWRRSGILDSLGWDLAALAGMPPEEFEKWLTDCAEAVDGVRQIIEHGPPETLDDLTAALDTVSSAVAAVSGLPPALNAGAANLPPAEVLAEDLITFLTVNYLQRQHPVAYQVAILLTLLTPAGEPPVSAPMPTTGAPVRLPRSRPQLHLDRLGDLLTDPVGTLRAEYFPDGLAATAAADAAAAKLFPRIAAVLKELGVPALYGLNPADGPDLGAVGTALAARMLTVAAPVRIGDAQVTVGASAALSATDRGGLGLVLALRGALELDRIVAGWALRLAVQGAGAGFAIGPDGLTLPAGLDSMVRIALTADRVPDGTGMALRIGSATGTRLEVQGLRLAAGAALGGGVDDIELSISAARAALVVAAGDGDGFLAQVLPPEGLRAEFDLALTWSLRKGLTFRGAAGLDADLPLHISAGPVEIFGLHAALGVRGEGLFAALAASATLRLGPLRAVAERIGVEAGLTFPPGGGNLGPAETALAFKPPSGIGLSLAAGPLVGGGYLFVDAEAGQYAGALHLQFESIAVSAVGLLATKNPDGTPIRMPDGSDGFSLLVIIAGEFTPIQLGFGFTLNGVGGMLGVHRTVNVEALRSGVRNGSLNSLMFPTDPVGRAAETVATVGTIFPVAVGRYVFGPMARIGWGTPTLLTFDLGLVLELPAPLRLVVLGRLRMALPDEKNPIVKINMDVLGIVDFGAEQASIDASLYDSQIAGFPISGDMAMRMSWGAKPTFALAAGGFNPRFQPPPNFPQLRRLAIALSEKNNPRLRLESYLALTSNTVQFGARLEVYAEAAGFNVSGMLSFDTLVQLAPLSFVADIGAAVALRRGKRELMAVALSVTLSGPRPWRARGKAKFKVLFVSASVSFDLTIGSRTPPPLPSPVDVGGKLDAAFADPRNWTAQLPPHGEALVTLRKIDAAPGQLLAHPLGAIAVTQQVAPLGLTIERFGSAPVTQKTGYSIASVRFGGVDATDAGAVTYEHFARAQFQKMTDDQLLSTPSFERMEAGRSFSSPEVEYDLVAPPPVALGYEVLIIDEPDVAARTPRGAGRAKRWAVDPAPAMRPMDGATLKRLTRSSAAALAPARAAGPAAYRAGLTPLVRFTEPVAGSRTPEEARR